A portion of the Vibrio coralliirubri genome contains these proteins:
- a CDS encoding SLBB domain-containing protein: MKSLIAFIITLSLCFANVVNANDEFSDAVQVGDLIQVNVPGESTLNKGFQVDKRGRITLPEVGAVFVAGYDSEQLNKVVLESLATAYKDLSNASVYVKEQQIIIYVQGYVEQPGEYTLALGSSIQMALYAAGGLRPGAQLDKLILKRGADKKEFNYKRFLDSGDESTLPTLQSLDSLFVPASPLVGNIEQEFDAAKLANSGDSADSRNSIKVFGEVNAPGSFTYKENTDLVDVLMRSGGVTRYASVEQIRVISNNTPTLFNLKRYLDSGDESLLPILRPGATIFVPKQEEEIKSGANMVYVMGEVAAPGAFEGKRDATFMDILANAGGPTRFAESRQIRVIKADGRVLKFDLAAYTEGLPNSNPPSIKAGDAIFVPEKTDMNEKSWLKITPDRAVNVIGEVNRPGRIEWSDEMNFMGLLAHVGGPTLRADTSKIEVVTGRKLVVFNLDDFIRNGAPRDQMPQIRAGSIVRVHDLPQDPSDNKSQWVRQSSDASIYIFGQVNAPGRYRFTKDMHFLDILSAADGPTKDADIHNVRVTHRDKTYSQVSKLNLSLYFETGDESLLPNVTTGDTIYIPEKGKNWLDTPKEETVRVLGAINNPGRYVFNDNMTILDILAEAAGPTDNAYVEKITIVNMSCCQGQARTFDLVEFSKTANIYNLPVLRAGDTIYIPDRRESFIEKARVGLDDILRITTTIVLIGAL, encoded by the coding sequence ATGAAATCCTTGATCGCTTTTATCATCACCCTATCGTTATGCTTTGCGAATGTCGTCAATGCTAACGACGAGTTTTCAGACGCGGTCCAAGTCGGTGACCTTATCCAAGTTAACGTACCCGGTGAAAGTACGTTAAACAAGGGGTTCCAAGTAGATAAGCGTGGCCGTATTACCCTTCCTGAAGTAGGCGCTGTGTTTGTTGCAGGTTACGACAGTGAGCAGCTTAACAAAGTGGTTCTAGAGTCGCTGGCAACCGCTTATAAGGATCTTTCGAACGCTTCAGTGTATGTAAAAGAGCAGCAAATCATCATCTACGTGCAAGGGTATGTAGAACAACCTGGCGAATACACGCTCGCATTAGGTTCTAGCATCCAAATGGCACTTTACGCTGCGGGTGGTTTACGCCCGGGCGCGCAACTGGATAAGCTTATTCTAAAACGAGGCGCAGATAAGAAAGAGTTTAACTACAAACGATTCCTTGATTCAGGAGACGAGTCAACATTACCTACTCTGCAATCACTGGATTCATTGTTCGTTCCAGCTTCTCCATTAGTCGGTAACATCGAGCAAGAGTTCGATGCAGCAAAGCTTGCTAACTCAGGCGACAGTGCTGACTCTCGAAATTCAATTAAAGTGTTTGGTGAGGTAAACGCACCGGGTTCGTTCACTTACAAAGAGAACACCGACCTTGTCGACGTACTTATGCGTTCGGGCGGTGTCACTCGTTATGCCAGTGTTGAGCAAATCCGAGTAATCTCAAACAACACTCCCACGCTATTCAACCTAAAACGTTACTTAGATTCTGGTGACGAAAGTCTGCTTCCAATTTTACGCCCGGGTGCGACCATTTTCGTTCCCAAGCAAGAAGAAGAGATCAAATCTGGCGCAAACATGGTTTACGTGATGGGTGAAGTCGCAGCACCTGGTGCTTTTGAAGGCAAAAGAGACGCGACCTTTATGGATATCTTGGCGAATGCGGGCGGCCCAACTCGATTTGCAGAGTCACGACAAATCCGTGTCATCAAAGCCGATGGCAGAGTGCTTAAATTCGATTTAGCGGCTTACACTGAAGGCTTACCTAACTCTAACCCTCCTAGCATCAAAGCTGGTGACGCGATTTTCGTTCCTGAGAAAACCGACATGAACGAGAAGTCTTGGTTGAAAATCACGCCAGACAGAGCAGTTAACGTGATTGGTGAGGTGAATCGACCTGGTCGTATTGAATGGTCAGATGAAATGAACTTCATGGGATTATTGGCACACGTCGGTGGCCCTACGCTACGCGCTGACACATCGAAAATCGAGGTTGTTACTGGTAGAAAGCTAGTTGTGTTTAACCTTGATGATTTTATTCGAAATGGTGCGCCACGTGACCAAATGCCACAAATTCGAGCGGGCTCTATCGTGCGTGTTCACGACTTGCCACAAGATCCTTCAGACAATAAATCACAATGGGTTCGTCAAAGCTCTGATGCTTCGATCTACATCTTTGGACAAGTGAATGCGCCTGGTCGTTACCGCTTCACCAAAGACATGCACTTCCTTGATATCTTGTCTGCGGCTGACGGTCCAACAAAGGATGCCGACATCCACAACGTTCGAGTAACGCATCGTGACAAAACCTATTCGCAAGTAAGCAAACTTAACTTATCACTGTACTTCGAAACCGGTGACGAATCGTTACTGCCAAACGTAACCACTGGCGACACGATTTACATCCCAGAGAAAGGCAAAAACTGGTTAGATACACCGAAAGAAGAAACCGTTCGTGTGCTTGGTGCGATTAACAACCCAGGGCGTTATGTATTCAACGACAACATGACCATTCTAGATATTCTGGCAGAAGCTGCAGGCCCTACCGACAATGCTTACGTCGAGAAAATTACCATTGTGAATATGTCTTGCTGCCAAGGTCAGGCTCGTACCTTCGACCTTGTTGAATTCAGCAAAACGGCGAACATTTACAACCTGCCGGTGCTGCGCGCTGGTGACACGATTTACATTCCAGATCGTCGCGAAAGCTTTATTGAAAAAGCACGTGTCGGACTTGATGACATACTGCGTATTACGACCACCATCGTATTAATAGGAGCTTTATAA
- a CDS encoding glycosyltransferase family 4 protein produces the protein MSTIKPSQGVLNVNLHEIWLLIDSQTFGGIETHVLELAQGLISESVQYSEAVRVVLLTKFNPEAIIVEKLNALNIPFSYLSDLASCSADSNGNSATQLKRAVQHYQPRLIHAHGYKASLVSKLIKLPPRFNNTKQISTYHAGETPTGKVWLYDWLDRYSSFLSDQSLVVSEKIKAKVPSKTYQLNNFVKVPTGLTNSRSSSPFHVGFVGRLSHEKAPDRFVALAKQFPDVRFELFGDGPEMDVLVKSQPDNVTFHGHQTNMDDVWSQIDLLIIPSRFEGLPMAALESMIRGIPVLATSVGNLPQLIDHQVNGYLANSEAELQQFLSLWMSLTNEQRDSLKSNAIKTVKNQYSPQAVVPQLLEIYQLDR, from the coding sequence ATGAGTACAATCAAGCCTAGCCAAGGGGTACTCAACGTAAACCTTCATGAGATTTGGTTGTTGATCGACAGCCAAACTTTTGGAGGTATAGAAACGCATGTTTTAGAATTAGCACAAGGCCTGATATCTGAAAGCGTTCAGTATTCAGAGGCTGTTAGAGTCGTTCTTTTGACTAAGTTTAATCCTGAAGCGATCATCGTTGAAAAGTTGAATGCGCTGAACATCCCTTTTAGTTACCTCTCCGATTTAGCCTCATGTTCTGCAGATTCAAATGGCAATAGCGCGACACAGCTGAAACGTGCAGTTCAACATTATCAACCAAGGCTTATCCATGCTCATGGTTACAAAGCCAGTTTGGTCAGTAAGTTAATCAAGCTCCCACCTCGCTTCAACAACACAAAGCAAATCTCCACTTATCACGCTGGTGAAACCCCAACCGGCAAAGTATGGCTTTATGACTGGCTCGACCGTTACAGCAGCTTTCTTTCTGATCAGTCGCTCGTGGTCAGTGAGAAGATTAAAGCGAAGGTACCGAGCAAGACCTATCAATTGAACAACTTTGTTAAAGTCCCAACTGGGTTAACAAACTCCCGTTCATCAAGCCCATTCCATGTTGGTTTTGTGGGGCGATTGAGTCATGAAAAAGCGCCGGATCGATTTGTCGCATTAGCCAAACAGTTTCCTGATGTTCGGTTTGAGCTTTTTGGTGACGGACCAGAAATGGACGTCTTAGTTAAATCGCAGCCTGATAATGTTACCTTTCATGGGCATCAAACCAATATGGATGACGTCTGGAGCCAAATCGATCTGTTAATCATCCCTTCTCGCTTTGAAGGCTTACCTATGGCGGCATTAGAATCCATGATTCGCGGCATTCCCGTCCTTGCCACCTCGGTTGGTAACTTGCCTCAACTCATCGATCATCAAGTTAATGGCTACCTCGCCAATTCAGAGGCCGAGCTACAACAGTTTTTATCTTTGTGGATGTCATTGACGAACGAGCAACGTGACTCTCTCAAGAGTAACGCGATAAAAACCGTCAAAAACCAATACTCTCCACAAGCTGTTGTCCCGCAGTTGTTGGAAATCTATCAACTCGACCGTTAA
- a CDS encoding quaternary amine ABC transporter ATP-binding protein, with protein MTKPLIEISGLYKVFGPKPMSVMNRVQNGEHKDQILADTGHTVGLKEINLEINRGEIFVIMGLSGSGKSTLIRHFNRLIDPTQGKIMVEGIDVMSLNTKQLEEFRRHKMSMVFQRFGLMPHRTVVENVAYGLEVQGIKKEDRLAKANEWLETVGLKGYGKQYPAQLSGGQQQRVGLSRALCTNAEILLMDEAFSALDPLIRSEMQDQLIELQEKLHKTIVFITHDLDEALRLGDRIAILKDGELVQQGTPHEILLNPADDYVEAFVKDVNRARALTVETVMQPPLYRITSETIEGALAQMKMLKNDYAYHVTDDGYQGLVTQESLQDAVEDSSVHDFSDEIYEEVPAILPDAVIEEVLPDTMSCDYSLPVVDEDGNLKGELERSAVADIFSESSEEEVEADPKPKIAKAS; from the coding sequence ATGACTAAACCATTGATTGAAATTAGTGGTCTATACAAGGTGTTTGGACCGAAACCAATGTCTGTTATGAACCGAGTTCAAAACGGCGAACACAAAGATCAGATTCTTGCGGATACGGGTCATACCGTTGGTTTAAAAGAGATTAACCTTGAGATTAACCGTGGCGAAATCTTCGTAATCATGGGGCTTTCTGGCTCGGGTAAATCGACGCTGATTCGCCACTTCAACCGTTTGATTGACCCTACTCAAGGTAAAATCATGGTTGAAGGCATTGATGTGATGAGCCTCAACACTAAACAGCTAGAAGAGTTCCGTCGTCATAAAATGTCGATGGTATTCCAACGCTTTGGCTTAATGCCTCATCGCACTGTGGTTGAAAACGTTGCGTACGGGTTGGAAGTACAAGGCATCAAAAAAGAAGACCGTTTAGCGAAAGCCAACGAATGGTTAGAAACGGTGGGCCTGAAAGGTTACGGCAAGCAATACCCTGCGCAACTTTCAGGTGGTCAGCAACAACGTGTTGGCCTTTCTCGCGCTCTGTGTACTAACGCTGAAATCTTGTTAATGGATGAAGCCTTTTCGGCACTCGACCCTTTGATCCGAAGCGAAATGCAAGATCAGCTTATCGAACTTCAAGAGAAGCTTCATAAGACGATTGTTTTCATCACTCATGATCTGGACGAAGCACTCCGCCTAGGCGATAGAATCGCAATTTTGAAAGACGGCGAGTTAGTACAACAAGGCACACCACATGAGATTCTGCTAAATCCAGCCGATGATTACGTGGAAGCGTTCGTGAAAGACGTAAACCGCGCTCGTGCATTGACCGTTGAAACCGTTATGCAGCCTCCTCTCTATCGAATCACATCAGAAACGATTGAAGGTGCTCTGGCACAAATGAAGATGCTTAAAAACGATTACGCTTATCACGTAACGGATGACGGCTATCAAGGCTTAGTCACACAGGAGAGCCTACAAGACGCCGTTGAAGATTCATCGGTACATGACTTTAGTGATGAGATATACGAAGAAGTCCCTGCCATCTTACCTGATGCGGTGATTGAAGAAGTGCTACCCGACACAATGTCTTGTGACTACTCTCTTCCGGTTGTTGATGAAGACGGTAATCTAAAAGGTGAACTAGAGAGAAGCGCTGTTGCTGATATCTTCTCAGAAAGTAGCGAGGAAGAAGTAGAAGCCGACCCAAAGCCAAAGATAGCTAAAGCTTCGTAG
- a CDS encoding OmpA family protein — protein sequence MKILKNYIALSLYALVLGGCTSYPEQGTGGLAESYDSINYQNSDFSPVMPDEPLGPEHGLRFDWQLAKLHLDALIQEGARWCFPAAVVQAIEKQNRIARELQGGLLLDAANDLVIQRKRLNELEVQLDYVTSQARCEPPKNETQFRMQLSVIEQLYNLLNVDNQFAEDSIEVNPKYMGRLAEATSLLKEHKSLDLVVTGHADATGTEEYNDKLALGRAKQVERYLTIFGLGAQRIKAVSVGETVPLFEGESDGTRLTNRRVSIEVISPKNAEKMGGGL from the coding sequence ATGAAAATACTGAAAAACTACATAGCCCTTTCTCTGTATGCTCTCGTTCTGGGTGGCTGTACTAGCTACCCCGAACAAGGCACAGGGGGTTTGGCGGAAAGTTATGATTCTATCAACTATCAAAACTCAGACTTCTCTCCTGTCATGCCAGACGAGCCACTTGGCCCAGAACATGGATTACGCTTTGATTGGCAGCTTGCTAAATTGCACCTTGATGCCTTGATCCAAGAAGGCGCTCGTTGGTGCTTCCCCGCCGCTGTTGTTCAAGCAATCGAAAAGCAAAATCGTATTGCTCGTGAACTTCAAGGTGGTCTACTACTGGACGCAGCCAACGACTTAGTGATCCAAAGAAAACGTCTAAATGAACTTGAAGTCCAACTGGATTACGTAACCTCTCAAGCCCGCTGTGAGCCACCTAAAAATGAAACCCAATTTAGAATGCAACTGTCGGTTATCGAACAGTTGTATAACCTGCTTAATGTTGATAACCAATTCGCGGAAGATTCGATTGAAGTAAACCCGAAGTACATGGGAAGACTTGCGGAAGCAACCAGCCTACTGAAAGAACACAAATCTCTAGACCTTGTTGTTACCGGCCATGCTGATGCGACAGGTACCGAAGAATACAACGATAAGTTAGCACTTGGACGAGCGAAACAAGTCGAACGCTACCTGACTATTTTTGGCTTAGGCGCTCAACGAATCAAAGCCGTATCTGTTGGCGAAACCGTCCCTCTTTTTGAAGGTGAATCTGACGGCACACGTTTAACTAACCGCCGAGTAAGTATCGAAGTTATCTCGCCTAAGAATGCCGAGAAAATGGGAGGTGGACTATGA
- a CDS encoding sigma-54-dependent transcriptional regulator, which translates to MRPKVLLVEDSTSLAVLYKQYVKDEPYDIFHVETGAEAKTFIERHSPQLVILDLKLPDMPGEEVLDWITANEIPTAVIIATAHGSVNIAVDLIQRGAEDFLEKPIQADRLKTSVRLHLKRAKLENLVDNMQSKFDRDRFHNFIGSCLPMQAVYKIIDSVAPTTASVFINGESGTGKEVCAEAIHQESQRNDKPFVAINCGAIPRDLMESEIFGHVKGAFTGATTDRKGAAMQAHGGTLFLDELCEMELEMQKKLLRFLQTGTFTPLGGNREIKVDVRIICATNRDPLVEVEEGRFREDLYYRVHVVPIEMPPLRERGSDIVTLSNHFLKLYAKQDKKKFKSIDKETQNLLKRYAWPGNVRQLQNIIRNIVVLNNETSVTKDMLPPPINKVDTAPSSKSVTPIRVTAPQPAVVEAPEAKLPPITPEELEQSSVAQTHNEPMTPAFTTSEGAIRPMWQIEREAIQHAINHCDGNVLNAAVLLELSPSTVYRKKQAWESEDEYNQA; encoded by the coding sequence ATGCGCCCTAAGGTATTGTTAGTTGAAGACTCCACCTCGCTCGCCGTACTCTACAAGCAGTACGTAAAAGACGAGCCCTATGATATTTTCCACGTCGAAACCGGCGCGGAAGCTAAGACCTTCATTGAAAGGCACTCTCCACAGCTTGTTATTCTCGACCTTAAACTGCCTGACATGCCAGGCGAAGAAGTCTTAGATTGGATTACTGCCAACGAAATACCGACTGCAGTCATCATCGCGACAGCGCATGGTTCAGTAAACATTGCGGTAGACCTTATCCAACGCGGTGCAGAAGACTTCTTAGAGAAACCCATTCAAGCCGATCGACTCAAAACCTCTGTTCGCTTACATCTAAAAAGAGCGAAACTCGAAAACCTTGTCGATAACATGCAAAGCAAGTTCGATCGTGATCGTTTTCATAATTTCATTGGCTCTTGCCTACCTATGCAGGCGGTTTACAAGATCATTGATTCGGTAGCACCAACCACTGCCAGCGTGTTTATTAACGGCGAAAGTGGTACCGGTAAAGAAGTGTGTGCGGAAGCTATTCACCAAGAGAGCCAACGTAATGACAAACCCTTCGTGGCTATTAACTGTGGCGCTATCCCGCGAGACCTAATGGAGAGTGAAATCTTCGGTCACGTTAAAGGTGCGTTTACCGGTGCGACAACCGACCGTAAAGGTGCAGCAATGCAAGCGCATGGCGGTACCCTATTTCTCGATGAGCTTTGTGAAATGGAACTGGAGATGCAGAAGAAGCTCCTCAGATTTTTGCAAACTGGTACGTTTACTCCACTCGGTGGTAATCGCGAGATTAAAGTGGATGTCAGAATTATCTGTGCGACCAACCGCGACCCACTGGTCGAGGTAGAAGAAGGACGTTTTAGAGAAGACCTTTACTACCGTGTTCACGTTGTGCCTATCGAGATGCCACCGCTTCGTGAACGAGGAAGTGACATTGTCACCCTATCTAATCACTTCTTGAAGCTGTACGCTAAGCAAGACAAGAAGAAGTTCAAATCAATAGACAAAGAAACGCAGAATCTACTTAAACGTTATGCGTGGCCAGGCAACGTGCGCCAGTTGCAAAACATCATCCGTAACATCGTGGTGTTGAACAATGAAACGAGCGTGACCAAAGACATGTTACCGCCTCCGATTAATAAAGTAGATACAGCTCCATCATCGAAATCAGTGACACCAATTCGAGTAACTGCGCCCCAACCTGCTGTTGTTGAAGCACCAGAAGCTAAGTTGCCACCGATTACTCCGGAAGAGTTAGAACAATCGTCAGTTGCTCAAACTCACAACGAGCCGATGACGCCTGCATTTACCACAAGCGAAGGTGCTATTCGTCCAATGTGGCAAATAGAACGTGAAGCTATTCAACATGCCATCAATCATTGCGATGGGAATGTGTTAAACGCTGCTGTGCTGTTAGAACTGAGCCCTTCTACTGTTTATCGTAAGAAACAGGCTTGGGAATCGGAAGATGAGTACAATCAAGCCTAG
- a CDS encoding Hpt domain-containing protein yields MNSTLASDAATNLNSQQVSELVDESVLEQMIRDTSADIIPILIDHYVEESQTRLVAIKEAVTQKDAQMLEFEVHTLGSTALSLGNRPLGELARALEKKCLEQSHDAAFRQVDELLELAERSIKALLERKEAGFS; encoded by the coding sequence ATGAATTCTACTTTAGCGTCAGACGCAGCTACAAATCTAAACTCACAACAAGTGAGCGAGCTTGTCGATGAAAGCGTTCTGGAGCAAATGATTCGCGATACAAGTGCGGACATTATCCCTATCTTGATCGACCATTATGTCGAAGAATCACAAACTCGCTTGGTAGCCATAAAAGAGGCTGTCACTCAGAAAGACGCTCAAATGCTTGAGTTCGAGGTCCACACTCTTGGCAGCACGGCGCTTTCATTAGGTAATCGCCCTTTGGGTGAATTAGCTCGCGCTTTAGAAAAAAAATGCTTAGAACAGAGTCATGATGCTGCATTTCGACAAGTTGATGAGTTACTAGAGCTCGCAGAGCGTTCAATAAAAGCCTTGCTTGAAAGGAAAGAGGCAGGCTTCAGCTAG
- a CDS encoding tyrosine-protein kinase family protein, with protein sequence MTISATHAEVEQLYLASELNGQKSICVTACHSGDGVTSIATALAERFLLAGHSTLYVDLNLFNPAFKDLNMLEDNQQGQLIEHVESQRTFIGVPAPQVASTQLAYKDPTTLQKVVNKWLEKYDRVIIDTSPLLNINKGNIPAQSVASACDSTLIVVAYGKTSTHHLEQAKKLLDAQSINLMGCVMNMKQTPSFAQELVRQINRMKFIPVKLRDSLANKLYQNEFLNLPM encoded by the coding sequence ATGACTATTTCAGCGACCCATGCCGAAGTCGAGCAACTGTATTTAGCTTCTGAACTTAACGGCCAAAAATCAATATGCGTCACCGCCTGCCATTCAGGTGACGGCGTAACATCTATTGCAACCGCATTAGCCGAGCGTTTTCTTCTTGCGGGTCATTCAACGCTTTATGTCGATCTCAACTTGTTCAACCCTGCTTTCAAAGATTTGAATATGCTAGAAGATAATCAGCAAGGTCAATTGATTGAACATGTTGAATCTCAGCGTACGTTTATCGGTGTACCTGCTCCACAAGTTGCTTCAACGCAATTGGCTTATAAAGATCCGACAACGTTACAAAAAGTGGTCAACAAATGGTTAGAGAAATACGACAGAGTCATCATTGATACCTCACCGCTTCTCAACATAAACAAAGGCAATATTCCGGCACAGTCTGTGGCGAGCGCTTGTGACAGTACACTGATAGTTGTCGCCTATGGTAAAACGTCGACTCACCACCTAGAACAAGCGAAAAAGCTGCTTGATGCCCAAAGCATCAACCTAATGGGCTGCGTGATGAACATGAAACAAACGCCTAGCTTTGCACAAGAGTTGGTCAGACAAATCAATCGAATGAAATTCATCCCCGTTAAGCTTCGCGATAGCTTGGCAAACAAGCTGTATCAAAATGAATTTTTGAACCTTCCAATGTAG
- a CDS encoding ABC transporter permease, producing the protein MADSNWLSSFPEMERGDLRTIKKTLDGAYREFSREYGEMIESLFDPLLSFLVWFEKLLISTPWIIVLAVCTSLVYAASRSWKLALGCVVSLLLIGYFGMWEDTMRTLSIITVCTLVSIFLGIPIGIAMARSNRAQSIVTPMLDIMQTMPAFVYLIPVVMLLGIGKIPGLIAVVIYAIPPVIRLTNLGIRLVDKEVLEAATAFGASKKQRLWGVQLPLAMPTIMAGINQTIMMALSMVVIASMIGVKGLGQPVLKSITNQYFTLGLMNGFAIVALAILFDRASQAYARRTNAHLGGFKHD; encoded by the coding sequence ATGGCTGACAGCAATTGGTTATCAAGCTTTCCAGAGATGGAACGCGGTGATTTACGAACCATAAAAAAGACGCTAGATGGCGCATACCGTGAATTTTCCCGTGAATACGGCGAAATGATTGAATCTCTCTTTGACCCTCTTCTTTCATTCCTTGTTTGGTTTGAAAAACTCCTTATCTCAACACCTTGGATTATTGTCCTTGCCGTGTGTACCAGTCTTGTCTACGCAGCAAGCCGTTCTTGGAAACTGGCTTTAGGTTGTGTTGTTTCTCTACTTCTCATTGGTTACTTTGGAATGTGGGAAGACACCATGCGGACGCTCAGTATCATTACCGTGTGTACCTTGGTTTCAATATTCTTGGGCATTCCGATTGGCATTGCGATGGCTCGTTCAAATCGAGCGCAATCTATCGTTACGCCGATGCTCGATATCATGCAAACCATGCCTGCATTCGTTTACCTGATTCCTGTTGTGATGCTACTCGGCATCGGTAAGATTCCAGGGCTAATCGCCGTTGTTATCTACGCGATTCCACCTGTGATTCGTTTGACCAATCTAGGCATACGCCTAGTCGATAAAGAAGTCCTTGAAGCCGCTACCGCTTTTGGTGCGAGCAAAAAGCAGCGCTTGTGGGGTGTTCAACTTCCTCTAGCAATGCCAACCATTATGGCGGGTATCAACCAAACCATCATGATGGCACTGTCTATGGTTGTTATCGCATCCATGATTGGTGTGAAAGGCCTAGGACAACCGGTTCTTAAATCGATCACCAACCAATACTTCACATTAGGTTTGATGAATGGCTTCGCCATTGTTGCCCTCGCAATCCTTTTTGACCGCGCTTCTCAGGCGTACGCAAGAAGAACTAATGCGCATTTAGGAGGATTCAAGCATGACTAA
- a CDS encoding STAS domain-containing protein, giving the protein MELRKIDLNTTTLTLSIFGDLDAAGSRDAQTDIDDVISNDGHPEIEVDFSQVEFLDSSGVGAIVYMFKRLTERERNMRLENVTGQPLEIMNLLRIGHAIPVNSKNPTNS; this is encoded by the coding sequence ATGGAACTACGTAAGATTGATTTAAATACAACGACACTGACACTTTCTATTTTCGGTGATCTGGATGCAGCTGGCAGTCGTGATGCACAAACCGACATCGATGATGTGATTTCTAACGATGGCCACCCTGAAATCGAAGTTGATTTTAGCCAAGTTGAGTTTTTAGATTCATCTGGTGTTGGCGCGATTGTTTATATGTTCAAACGTCTGACTGAGCGCGAACGCAACATGCGACTTGAAAATGTAACTGGTCAGCCTCTTGAAATTATGAACCTACTACGTATTGGTCACGCTATCCCAGTAAATTCAAAAAATCCTACAAATTCATGA
- a CDS encoding ABC transporter substrate-binding protein produces the protein MKYKLSSVFLLVAAASGNANAGECGSVTIADMNWNSATLIANIDQFILEHGYGCDAELIPGDTMPTGTSMIEKGQPDVAPELWSNSLKDALDKGVEEKRLRYAGKALVNGGEEGFWVPAYLVKQYPEMATIEGVRKNASLFKHPEDPDTSAFYSCPAGWNCQISAGNLFNALELENSGFTIVDPGSSAGLSGSIAKAYEREEAWFGYYWAPTAVLGKYDMVKVDFGSGVNEEEFLNCTTKEDCESPKATMYPPSPVHTITTESFASRAPEAYDYFTKRGFTNDKMNSLLAWMEDNQADGEEASLHFLSEFPEVWHPWVSEEVAKKVEAEL, from the coding sequence ATGAAATACAAGTTAAGCTCCGTATTTTTGTTAGTAGCAGCAGCCAGCGGTAATGCTAACGCTGGAGAATGTGGCAGCGTAACAATCGCAGATATGAACTGGAACTCTGCAACACTGATCGCCAATATCGACCAATTCATTCTTGAACATGGTTATGGGTGTGATGCTGAACTTATCCCTGGCGACACTATGCCAACAGGCACGTCGATGATCGAAAAAGGCCAGCCTGATGTTGCACCTGAACTTTGGAGCAACAGCTTAAAAGACGCATTAGATAAAGGTGTTGAAGAAAAACGTCTTCGCTACGCAGGTAAAGCACTTGTGAACGGCGGTGAAGAAGGCTTTTGGGTTCCGGCTTACCTAGTTAAACAATACCCTGAAATGGCAACCATCGAAGGCGTACGCAAGAACGCTAGCTTATTCAAACACCCTGAAGACCCAGATACATCTGCATTCTACAGCTGCCCTGCAGGCTGGAACTGTCAGATCAGCGCCGGAAACTTGTTTAACGCTCTTGAGCTAGAAAACAGTGGTTTCACGATTGTTGATCCAGGCTCGAGTGCCGGCTTATCTGGCTCTATCGCAAAAGCTTATGAACGTGAAGAAGCTTGGTTTGGTTACTACTGGGCACCAACCGCTGTGCTAGGTAAATACGACATGGTTAAAGTCGACTTTGGCAGTGGCGTTAATGAGGAAGAGTTCCTTAACTGTACCACCAAAGAAGATTGTGAATCGCCAAAAGCAACCATGTACCCGCCTTCACCTGTCCACACGATTACCACTGAAAGTTTTGCGTCACGAGCTCCTGAAGCATACGACTACTTTACTAAACGTGGTTTCACAAACGACAAAATGAACTCGCTACTTGCTTGGATGGAAGACAACCAAGCTGATGGCGAAGAAGCGAGTCTGCATTTCTTAAGTGAATTCCCAGAAGTATGGCACCCATGGGTTTCTGAAGAAGTGGCTAAGAAAGTTGAAGCAGAGCTGTAA